The following DNA comes from bacterium.
TAGTTCGTGACCGCCATGTCCTTCTTGAATTGCTCGATATTGAGGCCGAGTTCGGTGGCCCACTCGACGTATTTCGGCTCGTCGAGCTGCTGCTGATTATCGAAAGCCTTGTCGTGGAACTCCCAGAACTTGTCCTGCTTCCACGCGGCGTAGGCCGCGGCGTGCGCCGCCGGCGCCTTCTTGTGGAAGGGGAGGATCTTGCTGACGTAGAAGTGGCGGATCTTTCCCGGGTACTTCTCGTCGAGCTCCTTCATGGTGTTGTAACCGCGCGAGCAGAAGGGGCACTGGAAGTCGGAGAACTCGACGATCGTGATCGGTGCGTCCGCGGGGCCCTTGACCGGCACGTCACCCGGCTCGACCGTCCAGATCTTGCCCTCGTCCTCGTCGGGAGGCTGCGCCGCCTTGCGCGCGGTGATCATCATCGCGCGGACGGGATCGCCTTTCACGGCCTTCAGCGCCTGTTCCCACTTCGCCTCGTCATCGGCGTTCTTGCCGACCGCGTCGACGAACTTCTTGGCGAGGTCGTCCGAGGCGCCGATCAGCTCGATCGCGACCTGGCGCTCCTTGCCGGAAAGGTCGTCCAGATCGGGCACGATTTGCGCGCGTTTGAAGGTCTTGCCGCCGAACCCGCCGGCGTCCGTGAAGCGCCCGACCGTGAATCCGAAGATCCCGATCGAAAGCGCAAGGAGAACGAAAAGGACATTCTTGCCCATGATTGCTCCTTCAAGATGGTGATCGCGGGTTACCAACGGGGCCGCCCGCGAAAAGAGGCAAAGAGTCTAGCACAGCGTTTCGGGAACGCAAAACGGAGTCGAGGGGTAAAGAGGAAAGAGGAAAGAGGAAAGAGGAAAACCAGGCGCGGCGGGTGCGTGATTGGCGTCCATGAAGTCCATTGTGCCCATGATGTCGATCGCGTAAGCACGACGGTAAGCGGAGGCGACGTGACCGAATTCAAGGACCATTTTTCGGATCAGTCGCGGCTGTACGCAAAGTATCGCCCGGACTATCCGCCGGACTTGTTCGCATGGCTGGCGAAGATCGCGCCGGGGCGCGGGCTGGCGTGGGATGCGTCGAGCGGCAACGGGCAGGCGGCCGTCGCGCTGGCGGAACATTTCGAACGCGTGATCGCCAACGACGCGAGCGCCGCGCAGATCGCGCACGCGCGCCCGCACGAGCGCGTGGAGTACGTCGTGCGCCGATCGGAGGATGTCGAATTGCCGGAGGGGAGCGTCGATCTGGTGACGTGCGCGCAGGCGCTGCACTGGCTCGATCTCGACGCGTTCTATAAAGGCGTGACGCGCGCGCTCGCGCGCGGCGGCGTGCTCGCGGTGTGGTCTTACGGCACGTTCGAAACGCGCGACGAGGCCACGGAGCGCGTTCGGCGGTTCTACGACGAAACGGTGGGGTCGTACTGGCCGCCGGAGCGCGCGATGGTCGAGGCGCGATATCGCACGATTCCGTTCCCGTTCGAGGAGATCGACGTACCCGCGTTTGAGATCCGGCGGCGTTGGACGCTCGATGACATGGCGGGCTACCTGCGTTCGTGGTCGGCAACGCAAAACTTCATCCGCGAGCGCGGGTTCGATCCGGTGGATGACCTCGTGCGCGAGCTTGAACCACTCTGGGGCGGTGCGGGCGCGTCGCGTGAGATGGTTTGGCCGCTTGCGGTGCGCGCCGGGCGTCGCACCGCGGTAGACGCTCCCACGCGGTAGACGAACCCACGCGGTAGACGAACCGCGACTGTGAGGGAGCGGGTCTCATCCGGGCACGGGCACGGGCACGGGCACGGGCACGGCGCACGATCGTTCAACGCTCGGCGCGAAATTATTCCGCATAGAAGTTCTTGCAAGCGCGTGTTGCGCACGTGTATGTTACCCGCGCTTTTTTATTTTCCGGATGACGCGCGTTTTTCCGCGCCCAGGGGCTGGGGACTCCGTCATGAAGACCGTCCGCGCCGGCATCATCGGATCCGGCATGATTTCTTCCGTGCATAGCCGCTCGCTCGCGCAGCTTACGGACGTCGCTATCACCGCGCAGCTTTCGCGCGACCCGTTGCGCCAGAAGCAGTTTTGCGAACAGCACAAAATCCCGGTGGCGTGCCGTACGCTCGATGAGCTTGTGCGTCGCGAGGATGTCGATGTCGTCGTCATCGGCACGCCGAACGCCCGGCACGTCGAGCAGGCGCTCGCGGCGATCGAAGCCGGCAAGCACGTGATCTGCGAGAAGCCGCTGGCGATGACGATCGCCGAGGCCGACCGCATCATCGAGGCGGCGACGAAGGCCGGTGTCGTTGTCGGGTATGCCGAGGAGCTTTGTTACCTGCCGAAATTCGTGCAGGCAAAACAGGTGGCCGACGCGGGCGCGATCGGCGACGTCTTTTTCGTGAAGCAATCGGAAAAACACGCCGGCCCGTATTCGCCTTGGTTCTTCTCGGTGGAGGAGGCGGGCGGCGGCATCCTGATGGATATGGGCTGTCACGCGATCGAATACTGTCGGTGGACGCTCGGCAAACCCGCGGTGAAAAGCGTGTACGCGGAGTGCGACCTGTACGTGCACAAGGACGTCATGAAGATGGACGATCACGTCATCATGACGATCGAATTTGCGGGCGGAAAGAAGGCGCTCATCGAATCGTCGTGGACGCTGCAAGGCGGCATGGAATCGCGCGCGGAAATCCACGGTACGCAGGGCGTGATCTACGCAAACCTGCTGCACGAGGGCACCGGCCTTCGTGTGTATTCGGCCCGGGGCCACGGCGATCCGGGCGACGATGCGTTTCTTTCGCCGGGGTGGTCGCCGCTGATGTGGGAAGACCTCTGGCAAAACGGATATCCGCAGGAGATGGCGGATTTCGTGCGTTGCATCCGCGAGGGCGGTACGCCGACGGAGTCGGCTAAGGACGGCCGGGTGGTGCTCGAGATCATGACCGCGGGCTACCTGTCCGCGGCGACCGGTCAAAAAATCCCATTTCCTTTCAAGGATCCGGGCGGCTACAACGCGCCTGTCGAGTTGTGGCTACGCGCGCGCGAGTAGGCGTCGCGAAACGGCGGCCGTCGCGCGGCAAGCGCCCCGGCCCGTCGTTTGTCATCGGCGTGGACGGCGGCGGCACGAAGACGATCGCCGCGGTCGCGGACGAGAGGGGCCGCGTTCTTGGCATCGGCCGCGGCGGGCCGGCGAATTTTCAGGCCATCGGACGCAAGGCGGCGCGCCGGGAAATCGAAAAGACGGTGGACGCCGCGCTTGCGATGGCGGGGGTATCGCGCGAGGCCGTGGACATCGGTGCGTTCGGCCTGTCCGGCGCCGATCGCGAGAAAGACTTCGATATTCTCGCGTACGATGTGCTCCTGCCCGCGAACCTCGCCAAGCGCTTCGCGTTATGCAATGACACGACGCTCGTGCTGCGCGCCGGGACGCCGGACGGCGTCGGCGTCGCGTGCGTCTCCGGCACGGGCTCCAACACGATGGGCTTCAACGCGAAGGGCGGGCACTGGAAGGTTGGCGGGTTCGGCGGGTTTTCCGGCGACTACGGATCGAGTTACGACATCGC
Coding sequences within:
- a CDS encoding thioredoxin domain-containing protein, with product MGKNVLFVLLALSIGIFGFTVGRFTDAGGFGGKTFKRAQIVPDLDDLSGKERQVAIELIGASDDLAKKFVDAVGKNADDEAKWEQALKAVKGDPVRAMMITARKAAQPPDEDEGKIWTVEPGDVPVKGPADAPITIVEFSDFQCPFCSRGYNTMKELDEKYPGKIRHFYVSKILPFHKKAPAAHAAAYAAWKQDKFWEFHDKAFDNQQQLDEPKYVEWATELGLNIEQFKKDMAVTNYEEEFARMEKLSNDLGVRGTPTFFINGRKVRGAKPTPEFVSIIDELLKEKQG
- a CDS encoding class I SAM-dependent methyltransferase, with the translated sequence MTEFKDHFSDQSRLYAKYRPDYPPDLFAWLAKIAPGRGLAWDASSGNGQAAVALAEHFERVIANDASAAQIAHARPHERVEYVVRRSEDVELPEGSVDLVTCAQALHWLDLDAFYKGVTRALARGGVLAVWSYGTFETRDEATERVRRFYDETVGSYWPPERAMVEARYRTIPFPFEEIDVPAFEIRRRWTLDDMAGYLRSWSATQNFIRERGFDPVDDLVRELEPLWGGAGASREMVWPLAVRAGRRTAVDAPTR
- a CDS encoding Gfo/Idh/MocA family oxidoreductase, yielding MKTVRAGIIGSGMISSVHSRSLAQLTDVAITAQLSRDPLRQKQFCEQHKIPVACRTLDELVRREDVDVVVIGTPNARHVEQALAAIEAGKHVICEKPLAMTIAEADRIIEAATKAGVVVGYAEELCYLPKFVQAKQVADAGAIGDVFFVKQSEKHAGPYSPWFFSVEEAGGGILMDMGCHAIEYCRWTLGKPAVKSVYAECDLYVHKDVMKMDDHVIMTIEFAGGKKALIESSWTLQGGMESRAEIHGTQGVIYANLLHEGTGLRVYSARGHGDPGDDAFLSPGWSPLMWEDLWQNGYPQEMADFVRCIREGGTPTESAKDGRVVLEIMTAGYLSAATGQKIPFPFKDPGGYNAPVELWLRARE